In Arthrobacter burdickii, one DNA window encodes the following:
- a CDS encoding Na+/H+ antiporter subunit D: MIAADLAPLAVVLPFLGAAVTFILIRHARAQRAVSITTLSVTLLIEVGMLLAAPGAGTHAVTLGGWQPPFGIVLVVDQFSALMLVVSSAVSLAVLIYAAGQGMTDGDEEGPVSIFHPTYLILVAGVSNAFLTGDLFNLYVGFEILLTSSYVLMTLGGTAPRIRAGVTYVVVSVVSSMLFLIAIAMIYGATGTITMADLAVRLEDVDPATQMVLHLMLLVAFGIKAAVFPLSFWLPDSYPTAPAPVTAVFAGLLTKVGVYAMVRVETLLFPGDRINSLLMVVALLTMVVGILGALAQSDIKRLLSFTLVSHIGYMVFGLAISTRLGLGAAVYYVAHHITVQTSLFLVTGLIERRGGTANVDRLGGLAKLSPLLGVLFFLPAMNLAGIPPFSGFLGKLGLIQAGIELGTPLAYVLVAGGVVTSLLTLLVMARVWNRAFWRSPADAEDPDPILLASTADGSGVGTSHHVTGEDTGRFAGKDPVTLLPGTMTGPTIGLVALGLALTLLAGPLFTLSDDAASEMLDRTPYIEAVLGEGADR, encoded by the coding sequence ATGATCGCGGCCGACCTGGCTCCGCTCGCCGTCGTCCTGCCGTTCCTCGGAGCGGCGGTCACCTTCATCCTCATCCGGCACGCGCGGGCACAGCGTGCCGTGAGCATCACGACGCTCAGCGTCACCCTGCTCATCGAGGTCGGGATGCTCCTCGCCGCGCCCGGCGCCGGGACGCACGCCGTGACGCTCGGCGGGTGGCAGCCCCCGTTCGGCATCGTGCTGGTGGTGGACCAATTCTCGGCCCTCATGCTAGTGGTCTCGTCCGCCGTCAGCCTCGCCGTCCTGATCTATGCCGCGGGTCAGGGGATGACCGACGGCGACGAGGAAGGGCCGGTGTCGATCTTCCATCCCACCTACCTCATCCTCGTCGCCGGAGTGTCCAACGCCTTCCTGACGGGCGACCTGTTCAACCTGTACGTGGGCTTCGAGATCCTGCTCACCTCGAGCTACGTCCTCATGACCCTCGGCGGCACCGCGCCGCGCATCCGGGCCGGCGTGACGTATGTGGTCGTCAGCGTGGTGTCCTCGATGCTGTTCCTGATCGCCATCGCAATGATCTACGGCGCGACCGGCACCATCACCATGGCCGACCTCGCGGTCCGGCTGGAGGACGTGGATCCGGCCACGCAGATGGTGCTCCACCTGATGCTGCTGGTGGCGTTCGGCATCAAGGCCGCCGTCTTCCCGCTCTCCTTCTGGCTGCCGGACTCCTACCCGACGGCACCCGCGCCCGTCACGGCGGTGTTCGCCGGGCTGCTGACCAAGGTCGGCGTGTACGCCATGGTCCGCGTCGAGACACTGCTCTTCCCGGGCGACCGCATCAACTCCCTCCTGATGGTGGTCGCACTGCTCACGATGGTCGTGGGGATCCTCGGTGCACTGGCGCAGTCGGACATCAAGAGGCTGCTGTCCTTCACCCTCGTCAGCCACATCGGGTACATGGTCTTCGGACTGGCCATCTCCACCCGTCTCGGACTCGGCGCAGCCGTCTACTACGTGGCCCATCACATCACCGTCCAGACGAGCCTCTTCCTCGTCACGGGACTGATCGAGCGCCGCGGGGGAACAGCCAACGTCGACCGCCTCGGCGGCCTCGCGAAGCTGTCGCCGCTCCTGGGGGTCCTCTTCTTCCTCCCGGCCATGAACCTCGCGGGCATCCCGCCGTTCTCGGGGTTCCTCGGGAAGCTCGGACTCATCCAGGCGGGCATCGAACTCGGGACCCCGCTCGCCTACGTCCTGGTGGCCGGGGGAGTGGTCACGAGCCTGCTGACGCTCCTGGTGATGGCCCGCGTCTGGAACCGGGCGTTCTGGCGGAGCCCGGCGGACGCGGAGGATCCCGATCCCATCCTCCTGGCGAGCACGGCGGACGGCTCCGGCGTGGGGACGTCCCATCACGTCACCGGAGAGGACACGGGGCGCTTTGCCGGCAAGGACCCGGTGACACTCCTGCCCGGCACCATGACGGGGCCGACGATCGGCCTCGTGGCGCTCGGGCTGGCGCTGACACTCCTCGCCGGTCCGCTCTTCACGCTTAGCGACGATGCAGCCTCGGAGATGCTGGACCGCACCCCGTACATCGAAGCAGTCCTGGGAGAGGGGGCGGACAGGTGA
- a CDS encoding Na+/H+ antiporter subunit E has product MTRQRIPLITELPLVIWLVLVWGALWQDFGPGNLVFGALIAYVVVNLFYLPPVELTGRFNVLWVVPFLGWFLYELVTASLQVFWLAVSKGPSLRNAVVAVELRSSSDFLVTATGHAISLIPGSLVLEVDRSTSTLYLHCLNVADDAGADAIRRNVRATEAWLIRIMGSSADLAALRAEEAPR; this is encoded by the coding sequence GTGACCCGCCAGCGCATACCGCTCATCACCGAGCTTCCCCTCGTCATCTGGCTCGTCCTCGTCTGGGGCGCCCTGTGGCAGGACTTCGGCCCGGGCAACCTCGTCTTCGGTGCCCTCATCGCCTACGTCGTGGTGAATCTCTTCTACTTGCCGCCCGTCGAACTCACGGGCCGTTTCAACGTGCTGTGGGTGGTGCCGTTCCTCGGCTGGTTCCTGTACGAACTCGTCACCGCCAGCCTCCAGGTGTTCTGGCTCGCCGTGAGCAAGGGACCGTCGCTGCGGAACGCCGTCGTCGCCGTGGAACTGCGCAGCTCCTCCGACTTCCTCGTCACGGCCACGGGCCACGCGATCTCGCTCATCCCCGGGTCCCTCGTCCTCGAGGTGGACCGTTCGACGTCGACGCTCTACCTGCACTGCCTGAACGTGGCGGACGACGCCGGGGCCGACGCGATCCGCCGGAACGTCCGTGCGACGGAGGCCTGGCTGATTCGGATCATGGGAAGCAGTGCCGACCTCGCGGCACTCCGGGCCGAGGAGGCGCCGAGATGA
- a CDS encoding monovalent cation/H+ antiporter complex subunit F encodes MTVVEYVVGGILAAGAALALYRAVRGPSILDRVLALDVVLAIIGAALVLNMVVHRHLDNLILLVAISLIGFVGSVTVARFVTDRK; translated from the coding sequence ATGACGGTGGTGGAATATGTCGTCGGAGGAATACTCGCCGCCGGGGCTGCCCTGGCGTTGTACCGGGCCGTGCGGGGACCGTCGATCCTCGACCGTGTCCTGGCACTCGACGTCGTCCTCGCCATCATCGGTGCGGCCCTGGTGCTGAACATGGTCGTGCACCGGCACCTCGACAACCTGATCCTGCTCGTCGCGATCTCGCTGATCGGGTTCGTCGGCTCGGTGACCGTGGCCCGCTTCGTCACGGACAGGAAGTAG
- the mnhG gene encoding monovalent cation/H(+) antiporter subunit G, translated as MVTDVVVSVLLVAGALLSLAAGIGLVRFPDLLSRMHAATKPQVLGLLLFLLALAVESGSWALLPLLVLCWLFQLLTSPVSAHMVGRAGYRTRHLRRDLLTLDELDDVVVRAADDRDGPPPPDRGSGRGGGRGNGT; from the coding sequence GTGGTCACCGACGTCGTCGTCTCCGTCCTCCTGGTCGCAGGGGCGCTCCTGTCCCTCGCTGCGGGCATCGGCCTGGTGCGCTTCCCCGACCTGCTCTCCCGCATGCACGCCGCGACCAAGCCGCAGGTCCTCGGGCTCCTGCTCTTCCTCCTGGCGCTCGCGGTCGAGTCCGGGAGCTGGGCGCTCCTGCCGCTGCTGGTGCTGTGCTGGCTGTTCCAGCTGCTGACGAGCCCCGTCTCGGCGCACATGGTCGGCCGTGCCGGATACCGCACCCGGCACCTCCGACGTGATCTGCTCACCCTGGACGAGCTCGACGACGTCGTGGTGCGGGCGGCGGACGACCGCGACGGGCCTCCGCCGCCGGACCGGGGCAGCGGACGCGGGGGCGGACGAGGGAACGGGACCTGA
- a CDS encoding response regulator transcription factor produces MRLVSELDERQRVAVVIEDDADIRQLLVIILSSRDFEVHEAVTGAEGQRLLDTVDPSLVTLDLNLPDIDGIDLCSRLRADSDAHILTISARPPQLTEEQCLAAGSNHFMAKPFSPRLLGAYLDGVFPRQGAA; encoded by the coding sequence TTGAGGCTGGTTTCGGAGTTGGATGAGCGGCAGCGGGTCGCCGTGGTCATTGAGGACGACGCCGATATCCGTCAGTTGCTCGTCATCATCCTGTCCTCGCGGGACTTCGAGGTGCACGAGGCCGTCACGGGTGCCGAGGGGCAGCGCCTCCTGGACACCGTGGACCCCTCACTCGTCACCCTGGACCTGAATCTTCCGGACATCGACGGAATCGACCTCTGCAGCCGGCTTCGGGCCGATTCGGACGCGCACATCCTGACGATCTCGGCCCGGCCCCCACAACTCACCGAGGAACAGTGCCTCGCGGCCGGGTCGAACCATTTCATGGCGAAGCCCTTCAGCCCGCGCCTCCTCGGTGCCTACCTCGACGGCGTCTTCCCGCGCCAGGGTGCAGCCTAG
- a CDS encoding NAD(P)-dependent oxidoreductase, whose amino-acid sequence MTDSYSVTVLGLGAMGLPMATRLATGLTVHGFDIAEPRLALAREAGIRTFSSAREAATGTDALLLAVRNGEQLDDVLFGDTGVASVLREGAVVILTSTVGTDAVPATVERLAGYGVALVDAPLSGGPKRAGEGDLLIVVGAEPAALEAARPVLELLASTLTVVGDKPGDGQALKTVNQLLCGVHIAAAAEAMALADALGLDPARTLAALEAGAAGSFMLSNRGPRMLEAYSDEGAEVLSRLDIFVKDMGIVGKATRAAGMAAPVAAAAEQLYLLGQAQGLAAADDSAVIRVISPTRRSA is encoded by the coding sequence ATGACCGACAGCTACTCCGTCACAGTCCTCGGCCTCGGCGCCATGGGCCTGCCCATGGCCACACGCCTGGCCACCGGCCTCACGGTCCACGGCTTCGACATCGCCGAGCCGAGGCTCGCACTGGCCCGGGAGGCGGGAATCCGCACGTTCTCCTCCGCCCGGGAGGCAGCGACCGGCACCGACGCGCTCCTGCTCGCCGTGCGCAACGGCGAACAGCTCGACGACGTCCTGTTCGGCGACACGGGGGTGGCTTCCGTGCTGCGGGAAGGCGCCGTCGTCATCCTCACCAGCACCGTGGGGACCGACGCCGTCCCGGCGACCGTGGAGCGGCTTGCGGGGTACGGTGTCGCACTGGTCGACGCACCGCTCTCCGGTGGCCCGAAGCGCGCCGGCGAGGGCGATCTCCTGATCGTGGTGGGAGCCGAACCTGCGGCCCTGGAAGCGGCACGTCCCGTGCTCGAGCTCCTGGCCTCCACCCTGACCGTCGTCGGCGACAAGCCCGGGGACGGACAGGCCCTCAAGACCGTCAACCAGCTGCTGTGCGGCGTGCACATCGCGGCCGCAGCCGAGGCGATGGCCCTCGCGGACGCCCTCGGACTCGACCCGGCCCGGACCCTCGCCGCCCTCGAGGCCGGCGCAGCCGGGTCCTTCATGCTCTCGAACCGGGGTCCGCGGATGCTCGAGGCCTATTCGGACGAGGGAGCCGAGGTCCTCAGCCGCCTCGACATCTTCGTCAAGGACATGGGCATCGTGGGAAAGGCGACCCGCGCCGCCGGAATGGCCGCTCCCGTGGCTGCCGCCGCGGAACAGCTCTACCTGCTCGGCCAGGCGCAGGGACTGGCCGCCGCGGACGACTCGGCGGTCATCCGGGTCATCTCGCCCACCCGGCGCTCCGCCTAG
- a CDS encoding four-carbon acid sugar kinase family protein codes for MPTESDLLSGYPAELPISAREVETAVQASQRDLPRIFVVLDDDPTGTQSVADLPVLTRWEVEDFSWAFRQGKPAVYVLTNTRSLDEPEAAARNEEIVRNALTAAAAEPAAVHVSFVSRSDSTLRGHYPLEPDIIAATVLEATGEATDGVVIVPAFPDAGRVTIGGVHYVRAPDAGAGRLVPVSDTEFAQDATFGYRNASLAHYVEEKSGGRVPADSVIVLDLGIIRAGSTGGGPAASAKAIADAIDGATDATPIVADIVTENDLRALALGLDEAERRGRKLLYRVGPPFMRARIGQDIRTELTGDEAYAGHEPSTAGGLIVVGSHVGVTTRQLRILTEQHERAHIIEIDVEQLLDERAAHHLDGIVGEVVARLAEGDVILHTSRLLVRTSDAAASLRIARTVSAAVVAVVNRSLKIFPPRFVIAKGGITSSDVAAHGLQIRRAIVRGPMLPGIVSLWEPVDGPAKGIPYVVFAGNVGDDSSLAQVARKLSATF; via the coding sequence ATGCCCACCGAATCCGACCTCCTGTCCGGCTACCCGGCAGAACTGCCGATATCCGCCCGGGAGGTGGAAACAGCAGTCCAGGCCTCCCAACGGGACCTGCCCCGGATCTTCGTCGTCCTCGACGACGACCCGACCGGGACGCAGTCCGTGGCGGACCTTCCGGTCCTGACGCGCTGGGAGGTCGAGGATTTCTCCTGGGCCTTCCGCCAGGGCAAGCCGGCGGTCTATGTGCTCACGAACACTCGGAGCCTCGACGAGCCGGAAGCGGCAGCCCGGAACGAGGAGATCGTCCGGAACGCCCTGACCGCAGCAGCAGCCGAACCGGCCGCGGTCCACGTCAGCTTCGTCAGCCGGTCGGACTCGACCCTGCGCGGGCATTACCCCCTCGAACCCGACATCATCGCCGCGACCGTCCTCGAGGCCACGGGGGAAGCGACCGACGGCGTCGTCATCGTCCCGGCCTTCCCCGATGCCGGGCGCGTGACCATCGGCGGGGTGCACTACGTGCGGGCGCCCGACGCCGGCGCGGGCCGGCTCGTCCCGGTGTCGGACACCGAGTTCGCCCAGGACGCCACCTTCGGCTACCGCAATGCCTCGCTCGCGCACTACGTGGAGGAGAAGAGCGGCGGACGGGTCCCCGCGGACTCCGTGATCGTCCTGGACCTCGGCATCATCCGCGCAGGCAGCACGGGCGGTGGCCCAGCGGCATCGGCGAAGGCCATCGCGGACGCCATCGACGGTGCGACCGATGCCACGCCGATCGTCGCCGACATCGTGACCGAGAACGACCTGCGCGCCCTGGCCCTCGGCCTCGACGAGGCGGAACGCCGTGGCAGGAAACTGCTGTACCGGGTGGGACCGCCCTTCATGCGGGCCCGGATCGGGCAGGACATCCGTACCGAACTGACCGGGGACGAGGCCTATGCCGGCCATGAACCGTCGACTGCAGGCGGGCTGATCGTGGTCGGTTCGCACGTCGGCGTCACGACGCGGCAGCTCCGTATCCTCACCGAGCAGCACGAGCGGGCGCACATCATCGAGATCGACGTCGAGCAGCTCCTCGATGAGCGCGCGGCCCACCACCTCGACGGAATCGTCGGGGAGGTCGTGGCACGCCTCGCGGAGGGCGACGTCATCCTGCACACGAGCCGGCTGCTGGTCCGGACCAGTGATGCGGCCGCCAGCCTTCGAATCGCGCGGACGGTCTCCGCCGCCGTCGTCGCCGTCGTGAACCGATCGCTGAAGATCTTCCCGCCCCGCTTCGTGATCGCCAAGGGAGGCATCACCTCCTCCGACGTGGCCGCGCACGGTCTGCAGATCCGGCGGGCCATCGTCCGGGGCCCGATGCTCCCGGGGATCGTGAGTCTGTGGGAGCCGGTGGACGGCCCCGCCAAGGGCATCCCGTACGTCGTCTTCGCGGGCAATGTGGGAGACGATTCCTCCCTCGCCCAGGTCGCCAGGAAGCTCAGCGCGACCTTCTGA
- a CDS encoding MFS transporter, which produces MSATDAVKDDLDSPALASAVKKAARHLMPMLIILYFVAFLDRTNVGYAQAALQVDRGVSAGAFALGAGIFFIGYAIFEIPSNLALRKLGARWWLARIAITWGIVAAAFAFTTGDTMFIILRFLLGVTEAGLFPGVIMFLSEWFPNKVRVQMFALFYLAQPFSQMLGNPLSGALISFGDAYTPWHGWQVMFFAEGMLAVIAGIAAIFLLINGPQDAKWLDNDEKRALLKVMEAEDVVRSTDGPSGILRAMGNWKVWYFTVIYFCLQVAVYGTTFYLPQQVKAIISPDAEFWQVGLITAIPWLVGLFVCYNVGKRANTIRRRRTWGTMFYTLTGLATIGAAYAGENGMPVLAIAFLVVSVSSFLACGPITWSYPTAFLTGTAAAAGIGLINSLGNLGGFVAPIMRTAIDERFTTETGLYGTISVGVFAFLAAVMFILTRNMRSRSDNLLPEEEKAAAVPGH; this is translated from the coding sequence ATGTCCGCTACGGACGCGGTCAAAGACGACCTGGACAGCCCCGCGCTTGCCTCCGCCGTCAAGAAAGCTGCACGGCACCTGATGCCGATGCTCATCATCCTGTACTTCGTCGCGTTCCTCGACCGTACGAATGTGGGATACGCACAAGCCGCCCTCCAGGTCGACCGCGGCGTCTCCGCCGGGGCCTTCGCCCTCGGTGCCGGTATCTTCTTCATCGGTTACGCGATCTTCGAGATCCCATCCAACCTGGCGCTCAGGAAGCTGGGGGCACGCTGGTGGCTGGCCCGCATCGCCATCACCTGGGGCATCGTAGCCGCGGCCTTCGCCTTCACGACCGGCGACACCATGTTCATCATCCTGCGGTTCCTCCTCGGCGTCACGGAGGCCGGCCTGTTCCCGGGCGTGATCATGTTCCTCTCGGAGTGGTTCCCCAACAAGGTCCGCGTCCAGATGTTCGCCCTGTTCTACCTCGCCCAGCCCTTCTCCCAGATGCTCGGCAACCCCCTTTCCGGTGCCCTGATCTCCTTCGGCGACGCGTACACGCCATGGCACGGATGGCAGGTCATGTTCTTCGCAGAGGGCATGCTGGCCGTGATCGCCGGTATCGCCGCGATCTTCCTCCTCATCAACGGCCCGCAGGACGCGAAGTGGCTCGACAACGACGAGAAGCGCGCCCTGCTCAAGGTCATGGAGGCGGAGGACGTCGTCCGCAGCACCGACGGACCCTCGGGCATCCTGCGTGCCATGGGGAACTGGAAGGTCTGGTACTTCACGGTGATCTACTTCTGCCTGCAGGTGGCGGTCTACGGCACAACGTTCTACCTCCCCCAGCAGGTCAAGGCCATCATCAGCCCCGACGCCGAATTCTGGCAGGTCGGCCTGATCACGGCCATCCCCTGGCTCGTCGGCCTCTTCGTCTGCTACAACGTTGGCAAGCGCGCCAACACCATCCGGCGCCGCCGCACCTGGGGCACGATGTTCTACACCCTCACCGGGCTGGCGACCATCGGTGCCGCCTACGCCGGCGAGAACGGGATGCCCGTCCTGGCGATCGCGTTCCTCGTGGTCTCGGTCTCCAGCTTCCTGGCTTGCGGCCCGATCACCTGGTCCTACCCCACGGCGTTCCTCACCGGCACGGCGGCGGCAGCGGGCATCGGGCTGATCAACTCCCTGGGCAACCTCGGAGGATTCGTGGCCCCCATCATGCGCACCGCGATCGACGAGCGCTTCACGACCGAGACAGGCCTCTACGGCACCATCTCCGTCGGCGTCTTCGCCTTCCTCGCCGCAGTGATGTTCATCCTCACCCGCAACATGCGGTCCCGGTCGGACAACCTGCTGCCGGAGGAAGAAAAGGCAGCGGCAGTACCCGGCCACTGA
- a CDS encoding SDR family NAD(P)-dependent oxidoreductase yields MAPAFPDSRSVVLTGAASPRGIGRASAHYLAGLGWNIGIIDLDDAAAKAVAREIAEEHGVTAAGAGANVANESEVRAAFDTLEAELPQIVALVNLAGVSSPVPYLEVTAEEWDRVMSINMNGVHYATRRAVESMVEYGVGRVVNLSSVSAQRGGGTFSKTVYSAAKAGVIGFTRSVARELGGAGITVNAISPGPIDTDIMGGTLTEERKAAMAADGVLPRIGTPRDIAAAIAYLISEDSGFVTGQTLNVDGGLYMH; encoded by the coding sequence GTGGCACCAGCATTCCCCGACTCGAGGTCGGTCGTCCTCACCGGTGCGGCCTCGCCGCGCGGCATCGGCCGCGCGTCCGCGCACTACCTGGCAGGGCTCGGCTGGAACATCGGCATCATCGACCTCGATGACGCCGCGGCGAAGGCAGTCGCCCGCGAGATCGCGGAGGAGCACGGCGTCACGGCGGCCGGGGCCGGTGCCAATGTCGCCAACGAGTCCGAGGTACGGGCGGCCTTCGACACCCTGGAGGCCGAGCTCCCGCAGATCGTCGCACTGGTGAACCTGGCCGGGGTCTCCAGTCCCGTGCCCTACCTCGAGGTCACCGCCGAGGAGTGGGACCGCGTCATGAGCATCAACATGAACGGCGTCCACTACGCCACCCGTCGGGCCGTGGAGTCCATGGTCGAGTACGGGGTCGGGCGGGTCGTGAACCTGTCCTCGGTATCCGCGCAGCGCGGCGGAGGGACGTTCTCCAAGACCGTCTACTCCGCGGCGAAGGCCGGGGTCATCGGATTCACCCGCTCCGTGGCGCGTGAACTGGGCGGGGCGGGCATCACCGTCAACGCCATCTCCCCCGGTCCCATCGACACGGACATCATGGGCGGAACGCTCACGGAGGAACGCAAGGCCGCCATGGCGGCCGACGGGGTCCTCCCACGGATCGGCACCCCCCGTGACATCGCAGCAGCCATCGCCTACCTCATCAGCGAGGACTCCGGATTCGTGACGGGCCAGACCCTGAACGTCGACGGCGGCCTCTACATGCACTGA
- a CDS encoding 3-hydroxyacyl-CoA dehydrogenase family protein — protein sequence MTPKRIAVVGSGYMGGGIAQVLALAGHTVRIADVSAEIASSNLARLLSEADQFAADGLFPADARQRIEANVSAADSIEDAVSDAEFIEEAVPERIEIKHETLRRISAAARPDAIIGSNTSTILIASLAEAVEHPERFLGVHFSNPAPFIPGVELIPHPGTEDGIIPVVEEIVASTGKETARVKDATGFVLNRLQYALFHEATQIVEEGIATADDVDTIVRTTFGFRLPVFGPFAIADMAGLDVYAFCYASLQTRWPERFATPDSLKQLVDAGHFGTKTGSGYLDVPAERTAELIAYRNKAYVAIKKLMDELGPAPIH from the coding sequence ATGACACCGAAGAGAATCGCAGTCGTCGGATCGGGCTACATGGGCGGCGGCATCGCCCAGGTCCTCGCCCTGGCCGGCCACACCGTCCGGATCGCGGACGTGAGCGCCGAGATAGCGTCGTCGAACCTCGCGCGGCTGCTCTCCGAGGCGGACCAGTTCGCCGCCGACGGCCTGTTCCCCGCGGATGCGCGCCAGCGCATCGAGGCGAACGTCTCCGCCGCCGACTCCATCGAGGACGCCGTGTCCGACGCGGAGTTCATCGAGGAGGCGGTGCCGGAACGGATCGAGATCAAGCACGAGACGCTGCGGCGGATCTCGGCGGCAGCCCGTCCGGACGCCATCATCGGCTCGAACACCTCCACCATCCTGATCGCCAGCCTCGCGGAGGCCGTGGAGCATCCGGAGCGGTTCCTCGGCGTCCACTTCTCGAACCCCGCCCCCTTCATCCCCGGCGTCGAGCTCATCCCGCACCCGGGAACCGAGGACGGCATCATCCCGGTGGTCGAGGAGATCGTCGCCTCCACCGGCAAGGAGACGGCGCGCGTGAAGGATGCCACCGGCTTCGTGCTGAACCGGCTCCAGTACGCCCTGTTCCACGAGGCGACCCAGATCGTCGAGGAGGGCATCGCGACCGCGGACGACGTCGACACGATCGTCCGCACGACCTTCGGCTTCCGCCTTCCCGTCTTCGGTCCGTTCGCCATCGCGGACATGGCCGGACTGGACGTCTACGCGTTCTGCTACGCGTCCCTGCAGACCCGCTGGCCCGAGCGTTTCGCAACCCCCGATTCGCTGAAGCAACTCGTGGACGCCGGACACTTCGGGACCAAGACTGGATCCGGCTACCTCGACGTCCCGGCGGAACGCACCGCCGAGCTGATCGCCTACCGCAACAAGGCCTACGTGGCCATCAAGAAACTCATGGACGAACTCGGTCCTGCACCCATCCACTGA
- a CDS encoding sugar phosphate isomerase/epimerase family protein, translating to MPSQPAFTAQDWPIATCLHGIPTVSKEGVALHDAAPEAWDDMFTQVEQVGFSLAELADSHVRPADLEPSRRDEFLSIAASHGVRIPSVHLQRQSVIMPGHEERNLAYAHRTIDAAAEWGMEVFSTGLHQPFSEAQRRALWFWTAEGPKDPDDPEVWQAAVTRLRELGRHAADVGLKMSLELYEDTYLGTADSAVRLVEEIGLDNVGINPDVANLIRLHRPVEDWRELHAKLLPYANYWHVKNYTRDEAADGSWATSVPSSMEAGLINYRQVIRDAIELGFDGIFLCEHYGGDSLGNCGTNQTYIRSLLPGKKDA from the coding sequence ATGCCTTCGCAGCCCGCGTTCACTGCCCAGGACTGGCCGATCGCCACGTGCCTGCACGGCATCCCCACGGTGAGCAAGGAGGGTGTAGCCCTCCACGACGCCGCCCCCGAGGCGTGGGACGACATGTTCACCCAGGTGGAACAGGTCGGATTCTCGCTCGCCGAACTGGCCGACAGCCACGTCCGTCCGGCCGACCTCGAGCCGTCCCGTCGCGACGAGTTCCTGTCCATCGCAGCCTCGCACGGCGTGCGGATCCCGTCGGTCCACCTGCAGCGGCAGAGCGTCATCATGCCGGGCCACGAGGAACGCAACCTCGCCTACGCCCACCGCACGATCGACGCGGCAGCCGAATGGGGCATGGAGGTGTTCTCCACCGGACTCCACCAGCCCTTCAGCGAGGCACAGCGCCGCGCCCTCTGGTTCTGGACGGCGGAGGGACCCAAGGACCCCGACGACCCGGAGGTCTGGCAGGCCGCGGTCACGCGCCTGCGGGAACTCGGCCGGCATGCCGCCGACGTCGGCCTGAAGATGTCGCTGGAACTGTATGAGGACACCTACCTCGGCACGGCGGACAGCGCCGTCCGCCTCGTGGAGGAGATCGGCCTCGACAATGTCGGGATCAACCCCGACGTCGCCAACCTCATCCGCCTGCACCGCCCGGTCGAGGACTGGCGTGAACTCCACGCGAAGCTCCTCCCCTACGCCAACTACTGGCACGTCAAGAACTACACGCGCGACGAGGCCGCCGACGGCTCGTGGGCGACGAGCGTTCCCAGCTCGATGGAGGCCGGGCTGATCAACTACCGCCAGGTGATCCGCGACGCCATCGAGCTCGGGTTCGACGGCATCTTCCTGTGCGAGCACTACGGCGGGGACAGCCTCGGGAACTGCGGCACCAACCAGACCTACATCCGCTCACTCCTGCCAGGGAAGAAGGACGCATGA
- a CDS encoding GntR family transcriptional regulator: protein MTAGLSDRSVPDIDRRGLRDRVYDRILDILLSSEMEPGARLSIDTLAKQLKVSPTPIREAMVQLERTGLVTREALKGYRVAPPLGAEQLDELFEARIMLEVEAARLAAPRAASFLPALQRAHEHHHLMGERVTAAMRNGDVPIRTIHDYFDADNAFHLVILDAARNRYVQDMYANLGALTHRMRQAVIRGTSDVSEAATEHAAILEAFASGDLSSPVAALRAHIEGVRARSLDDSPGA, encoded by the coding sequence ATGACAGCAGGGCTCTCTGACCGTTCCGTTCCGGACATCGACCGGCGCGGGCTGCGGGACCGGGTGTACGACCGGATCCTCGACATCCTCCTCTCGAGCGAGATGGAACCGGGAGCGAGGCTCTCGATCGACACGCTGGCGAAGCAGCTCAAGGTCTCCCCGACCCCCATCCGCGAGGCCATGGTCCAGCTCGAACGCACGGGCCTGGTGACCCGAGAGGCCCTGAAGGGCTACCGCGTCGCTCCTCCCCTCGGAGCCGAGCAGCTCGACGAACTGTTCGAGGCCCGCATCATGCTCGAGGTCGAGGCGGCACGACTCGCGGCCCCCCGAGCGGCATCCTTCCTGCCTGCCCTGCAGCGGGCCCACGAACACCATCACCTGATGGGTGAACGGGTCACCGCAGCGATGCGGAACGGCGACGTACCCATCCGCACCATCCACGACTACTTCGACGCGGACAATGCCTTCCACCTGGTGATTTTGGACGCCGCCCGCAACCGGTACGTGCAGGACATGTATGCCAACCTCGGCGCCCTGACGCACCGGATGCGCCAGGCCGTCATCCGGGGGACGAGTGACGTCTCCGAGGCGGCCACCGAGCACGCCGCCATCCTGGAGGCCTTCGCCAGCGGGGACCTCTCCTCGCCCGTCGCGGCCCTGCGGGCCCACATCGAGGGCGTGCGTGCGCGCTCCCTGGACGACTCTCCCGGCGCCTGA